A region of Oxyura jamaicensis isolate SHBP4307 breed ruddy duck chromosome 5, BPBGC_Ojam_1.0, whole genome shotgun sequence DNA encodes the following proteins:
- the LOC118168306 gene encoding reticulocyte-binding protein 2 homolog a-like → MLLVILKCERKEEREQEEIRRHTIECLEEETIKNSNLRFRLQNFPREITAEMTALVTAARESSAAQINQLQSALKSIAYEIELLDEKQTLCERQNAALCEEQEYLQTQHKRRVDLLNERMATKINTNVQLIETYNKTRETEREIIRAKAALAELKEKIAEKISKLEKENEECDGKNREMKNMLDIQEAKTSAKKDEFENLNIKLMDLQHLISLNSTAICNERILIAKLKNESERLEEKMKFKKRDMLGDLEKKNQLDSELLLLQSKIAQEKEDFDKELEKAKGYLQNAECLNKKLKSENKAARQKFEQALKEEKHWARRRDEMKAKLKRLSTLLDEKLEFLANLVRERKNLEMEIENLEDSLLISKEMYAKELASLEQDLKTENKMRLMLQWKLLYLKKQRKLFFSEEENISRKARERIEAVKKRHAELLLKTEDLEKELLQSENRIKALSEEAIKRENDFRNYHEDFTNKIKCLENDIKTATENLLKKEQELSVSRLTLEETQKEKEEKYTKYEELRKSFLEKKDEELGLKRAIQQSIKTTRKLKEDMLELRNKLRIKRDAAVSQLKNQTESMKLLERDIYEINRKLDIVNTENCRFKLCNVQMKEDIFAMKSEAENHKSAAAKILNDLAVLHDLLLKAWSEDSFIQKEFLENEQEILNAVTALATKIQRREEKIGDINSRLQNNLEGLDSLFEKKSRMDDHCFAEG, encoded by the exons ATGTTACTTGTTATTCTGAAGtgtgaaagaaaggaggaaagagagcaA GAAGAAATTCGAAGGCACACCATTGAATGCCTAGAAGAAGAGACTATAAAAAACAGCAATCTTCGCTTCAGATTGCAGAATTTTCCAAGAGAGATTACTGCAGAGATGACAG ctCTTGTTACTGCAGCACGTGAATCTAGTGCTGCTCAGATAAATCAGCTGCAGTCTGCATTGAAGAGCATTGCTTATGAAATTGAATTACTGGATGAGAAGCAAACCCTTTGTGAAAGACAGAATGCTGCACTGTg tgagGAACAAGAATACTTGCAGACACAGCATAAAAGAAGAGTAGACTTGCTGAATGAAAGGATGGCAACAAAAATTAACACAAATGTTCAATTAATTGAGACTTATAATAAAACaagggagacagaaagagaaataatcagGGCAAAGGCAGCGTTagcagaattaaaagaaaaaatagctgaaaaaataagtaaacttgagaaagagaatgaagaatGTGATGGAAAG aacagagaaatgaaaaacatgctTGATATTCAGGAGGCAAAAACTTCGGCAAAAAAGGATGAATTTGAAAActtgaatataaaattaatggaCCTACAACATTTGATAAGTCTGAATTCAACA GCTATATGTAATGAGAGAATTCTcatagcaaaactgaaaaatgagagTGAGcgtttggaagaaaaaatgaaatttaaaaagagagacATGCTGGGGGACTTGGAAAAGAA AAATCAGCTTGATTCTGAATTACTGCTTTTACAATCAAAAAttgcacaagaaaaagaagattttgATAAGGAACTTGAGAAG GCTAAGGGGTATCTACAGAATGCTGAATGCCTGAATAAAAAacttaaatcagaaaataaagctgcacGCCAAAAGTTTGAACAAGcgctgaaagaagaaaaacactgggCTAGAAGAAGGGACGAGATGAAGGCAAA ATTGAAGAGATTATCTACTTTgttggatgaaaagcttgaatTTCTGGCAAATCTTgtgagggaaaggaagaacCTAGAGATGGAAATTGAAAATCTTGAAGACAGCCTGCT aatatCAAAGGAGATGTATGCAAAGGAACTGGCATCTCTAGAGCAAgatttgaagacagaaaataagatgaG ATTAATGCTTCAGTGGAAGCTACTGTActtaaaaaagcagagaaaactcTTTTTCTCAGAGGAGGAGAATATAAGCAGAAAAGCGAGGGAAAGGATAGAGGCTGTTAAAAAAAGGCATGCTGAACTACTTCTAAAG ACTGAAGACCttgagaaagaacttcttcagtCTGAAAACCGAATCAAAGCACTGAGTGAGGAAGCAATTAAGAGGGAAAATGATTTCAGGAATTATCATGAAGATTTcactaacaaaataaaatgtctggaG AATGACATCAAAACTGCAACTGAAAATCTGcttaaaaaagaacaagaattaAGTGTAAGCAGGCTAACCTTGGAAGAaacccagaaagaaaaagaagagaagtaTACAAAATATGAAGAACTGAGGAAATCATTTTTAG aaaagaaagatgaagagtTAGGACTCAAAAGAGCCATTCAGCAGTCGATCAAGACTACTAGGAAGCTCAAGGAGGACATG CTGGAGCTAAGGAATAAGCTGAGGATCAAGCGTGATGCTGCAGTTAGTCAGCTGAAGAATCAAACAGAGAGTATGAAGCTGCTGGAAAGAGACATCTATGAGATCAATAGAAAACTTGACATTGTGAACACCGAGAACTGCAGATTCAAATTA tgcaATGTGCAGATGaaagaagatatttttgcaatgaagtctgaagcagaaaaccacaagtcagcagcagccaaaattCTGAATGACCTAGCAGTGCTTCACG ATCTTCTTCTGAAGGCATGGTCAGAGGACAGCTTTATTCAAAAG GAATTTCTGGAGAACGAGCAGGAAATTCTGAATGCAGTGACAGCCCTAGCAACAAAAATTCAACGTCGAGAGGAAAAGATTGGTGATATTAATAGCAGGCTACAAAATAACCTGGAAGGACTGGAttctttgtttgaaaaaaaatctagaatgGATGATCACT GTTTTGCTGAAGGCTAA
- the JKAMP gene encoding JNK1/MAPK8-associated membrane protein isoform X1, which translates to MIRSAVAIHPACLGLYCGRTVLAVNGSVETYGDCGVCPRGQRTDENKICRECVGSPDRYDWLYLGFMAMLPLVLHWFFIEWYSGKKRLVSPSSKKSSSALLQHITALFECSVAAIVTLLVSNPVGSLHIRSCKVKKLSDWYTMLYNPSPDYITTVHCTHEAVYPLYTIVFIYYAFCLVLMMLLRPLLVKKIACGLGKSDRFKSIYAALYFFPVLTVLQAVGGGLLYYAFPYIILVLSLVTLAVYMSASEVESFKDLLVRKKRLVVLVSHWLLHAYGIISISKLDKLEQDLPLLALVPAPALFYVLTAKYTEPSRILSEGGNGH; encoded by the exons ATGATCCGCTCCG CCGTCGCCATCCACCCCGCCTGCCTGGGGCTGTACTGCGGCCGCACTGTCCTGGCCGTCAACGGCTCCGTGGAGACCTACGGGGACTGCGGG GTGTGCCCCAGGGGCCAGCGGACCGACGAGAACAAAATCTGCCGGGAATGCGTAGGGTCTCCCGACCGCTACGACTGGCTGTACCTCGGCTTCATGGCCATGCTCCCCTTGGTCCTGCACTGGTTCTTTATTGAGTGGTATTCAGGAAAAAAGAGGTTAGTATCCCCCTCTTCCAAAAAAAG CTCCAGCGCGCTGCTGCAGCACATCACCGCCTTGTTCGAGTGCAGCGTTGCGGCGATTGTTACGCTGCTCGTCAGCAACCCTGTAGGCTCCCTGCACATCCGATCCTGCAAGGTGAAGAAGCTTTCGGACTGGTACACAATGCTCTACAATCCGAGCCCCGATTACATCACCACAGTGCACTGCACCCACGAAGCCGTCTATCCCCT GTACACCATCGTGTTCATATATTACGCCTTCTGCCTTGTGCTAATGATGCTACTCCGACCTCTGCTGGTGAAGAAAATTGCCTGTGGCTTAGGAAAGTCCGATCGATTTAAAAGCATTTACGCAGCACTTTACTTCTTCCCTGTCCTCACGGTGCTCCAGGCGGTTGGAGGAGGCCTGCTCT ATTACGCCTTTCCATACATCATACTGGTGTTGTCTTTGGTTACGTTGGCTGTGTACATGTCTGCTTCTGAAGTGGAG TCTTTCAAGGACCTTCTTGTCAGGAAGAAAAGGCTGGTTGTCCTCGTCAGCCACTGGCTGCTCCATGCCTATGGAATCATCTCCATTTCCAAACTGGACAAGCTCGAGCAGGACCTCCCGCTGCTTGCCCTCGTCCCTGCGCCTGCCCTCTTCTACGTGCTGACAGCCAAGTACACGGAGCCATCACGCATACTCTCAGAGGGTGGAAATGGACATTAA
- the JKAMP gene encoding JNK1/MAPK8-associated membrane protein isoform X2 yields the protein MIRSAVAIHPACLGLYCGRTVLAVNGSVETYGDCGVCPRGQRTDENKICRECVGSPDRYDWLYLGFMAMLPLVLHWFFIEWYSGKKSSSALLQHITALFECSVAAIVTLLVSNPVGSLHIRSCKVKKLSDWYTMLYNPSPDYITTVHCTHEAVYPLYTIVFIYYAFCLVLMMLLRPLLVKKIACGLGKSDRFKSIYAALYFFPVLTVLQAVGGGLLYYAFPYIILVLSLVTLAVYMSASEVESFKDLLVRKKRLVVLVSHWLLHAYGIISISKLDKLEQDLPLLALVPAPALFYVLTAKYTEPSRILSEGGNGH from the exons ATGATCCGCTCCG CCGTCGCCATCCACCCCGCCTGCCTGGGGCTGTACTGCGGCCGCACTGTCCTGGCCGTCAACGGCTCCGTGGAGACCTACGGGGACTGCGGG GTGTGCCCCAGGGGCCAGCGGACCGACGAGAACAAAATCTGCCGGGAATGCGTAGGGTCTCCCGACCGCTACGACTGGCTGTACCTCGGCTTCATGGCCATGCTCCCCTTGGTCCTGCACTGGTTCTTTATTGAGTGGTATTCAGGAAAAAAGAG CTCCAGCGCGCTGCTGCAGCACATCACCGCCTTGTTCGAGTGCAGCGTTGCGGCGATTGTTACGCTGCTCGTCAGCAACCCTGTAGGCTCCCTGCACATCCGATCCTGCAAGGTGAAGAAGCTTTCGGACTGGTACACAATGCTCTACAATCCGAGCCCCGATTACATCACCACAGTGCACTGCACCCACGAAGCCGTCTATCCCCT GTACACCATCGTGTTCATATATTACGCCTTCTGCCTTGTGCTAATGATGCTACTCCGACCTCTGCTGGTGAAGAAAATTGCCTGTGGCTTAGGAAAGTCCGATCGATTTAAAAGCATTTACGCAGCACTTTACTTCTTCCCTGTCCTCACGGTGCTCCAGGCGGTTGGAGGAGGCCTGCTCT ATTACGCCTTTCCATACATCATACTGGTGTTGTCTTTGGTTACGTTGGCTGTGTACATGTCTGCTTCTGAAGTGGAG TCTTTCAAGGACCTTCTTGTCAGGAAGAAAAGGCTGGTTGTCCTCGTCAGCCACTGGCTGCTCCATGCCTATGGAATCATCTCCATTTCCAAACTGGACAAGCTCGAGCAGGACCTCCCGCTGCTTGCCCTCGTCCCTGCGCCTGCCCTCTTCTACGTGCTGACAGCCAAGTACACGGAGCCATCACGCATACTCTCAGAGGGTGGAAATGGACATTAA